The Intrasporangium calvum DSM 43043 sequence CCGGGTGCCGCCACAACCCCACACCAGCGACCGCCGCCGCGCTCGGCGCGCCGCAAGGACGCGCAGCGCCACAGCCACGACCGTGACACCCAACGCCACCGCCACCGCGATCAACACCGGGGAGATCGACCCGCGCACCCCTGACAAGGTCAGGTACGCGTCGGACCGCACCGGTGGGTCAGCCCCGATGCCAGGCAGTGCAGCAATCGCCCGCGAGACGGCTTGGATGGCGGCCGCCGGCCACAGCGCGAGCACCGCGCACACAGCCGCCGCCATGCCCATCCCCACCGACAAAGCCACCCCACCCTCGGCCGCGGACGCGGCCTCCGTGGAGCGGGGACGTGCCAAGAACCCGATTCCCCACGCCTTGACGAACGTCGCCACACCCAATCCGGCGGTCAGCGCCACCGCGCCGACTGCCAGGGGCATGGTGACCGCCAGGAGCAGGTTGGGGGTACCGGACGGGGGAAGGCTGTGGATCAGCCCCTGCAGCAGCAGCCACTCCGAGACGAACCCGTTTCCCGGAGGGAGCCCTGAGGCGGCCAAGGCGCCAGCGCCGGTGAGCAGAGCGGTGATCGGCATGAGGCGCACGAGACCGCCCATCCGGTCCAGGTCCCGCAGCCCGGTGGCGCGCAGCACCGCACCCGCGCCCAGGAACAACAGTGACTTGAAACCCGCATGGTTGACCGCATGCATCAACGCGGCCAGCAGCAGCAGCCCGACCAACGGTGAGTCACCGTTGGTGGCGACCAGACCGGCCGCACCGACACCGATACACACCAAGCCGAGGTTCTCCGTGGTCGAGTAGGCCAGCAGGCGCTTCAGATCGTTGGCCACAACGGCCTGCAGCACGCCGTACAACGCCGAGACGACCCCCAGCGCCAGCACCATCAGCGCCCACCAGCTCGGGCCTCCACCGAGCAGGTCGAACCAGACCCGGACGATCCCATACAGGCCGAGGTTGACCATCGCCGCCGACATCAGCGCCGACACATAGCTGGGGGCTTCCGGATGCGCCCGCGGCAGCCAGACATGCAACGGAACCAGGCCCGCCTTTGAGGCGAAACCCGCCAAGGTCAGGAGGAAGACGGCAGAACGCGCAGGCTCCGACAGACCGGGAGCCGTCTGTCGGATCCCGGCGAGGGTCTCCGTGCCCGACCAGGCGGCGAGCAGGACCAAGCCGACCAGAATCACCGCGAACCCCGCGTGGGTCATGGCCGCGTACCACACACCGGCCTGACGCACCTCCACCCGTTCCCGATGCTCGGCCAGCACCAGGACCAGCGAGGCGAGTGCCATCAGCTCCCAAGCCACCAGAAAGGTGGTGATGTTACCGGCCGCCGGAACCAACAGCATGGCGGCCACGAACAACGGCAGGCAGGCCGTCGCCCACCGCGAATCAATACCCGTCGTGTCGGACACAACCTCTCGGTGCCGGTCGTCGTCGGAGGCGGACCCAAGGTGCGTCTGGTGGACGTAGCCCATCCGATACACGCCGACGACGACAGCGACCCCGCCGATCATGGTCATGAACAAACCCGAGAGTCCGTCGATGTCCAGAACCATCCGGCTCAATGGGAGCAGGAAGTCGACTGACATTGTGTACTGGGTGCCCATCAGCGCCACCGAGCCCGCAAGGACGCCGCCGGCGCCGACCAGGCTGGTGACCAGACCTGAAGCGCTCCGGCGTGCACGGGCGGGCAGCGCCGCGGTCATTACGGCAAGGGCAGCGCCCAACGCCACACATCCCAGCCCGAGCGCAATGAGGCTCATCGACCGCTCACCTCGCGCAGTGCGGCGATGATCTCCTCCGGACTCGGCGGACATCCGCTGATCTCTCGGTCCACCGGGATCACGTCTGAAACCGCACCAAAGACGCCGTAGGCGCCCGCGAAGATGCCGCAGTTCCGGGCGCAGTCCCCGAGGGCCACAACGAGCTTGGGTGCCGGCATCGCTTCGTATGCCTTGCGGAGCGGGTCTGCCATGTTGCGGGTCACGGGTCCGGTCACCAGCAGGACATCGGCGTGACGTGGGGAGGCAACCAGCCGCACGCCGTAGCGCTCCAAGTCATAGACCGGGCCGAAGGCCGAGACGATCTCCAGCTCGCAACCATTGCACGAGCCAGCATCGACATGACGCACCTGGATCGACCCGCCGAACTCTCCGCCACGCGAAAGCCCGCCATCCGGCGCAGCAGGCGCCGCCTCCGCCACCCGACCCACGGCACGAATCCGCTTGAGCATGGCCCTCAATGGATTGCCCTGCGAACCTCGGCGTGGCGAGTTGTCAACGCATCCTCCTGCAAAGTGCTGAGCTGGTCGGAGACCAGACTGGTCAGCAGCTTGCGCGCCACCGTGAGCAGATCCGCGATCTCGTGACTGACGATCGAGTAGTAGACGGTGGATCCCTCTTTGCGGGTTGTCACCAAGCCTGCCCGACGCAGGACGGCGAGCTGCTGTGAAAGGTTCGAGGCTTCGATGTCGAGCTCGCGAAGGAGTTCACCCACTGACCGTTCGCCGTTGCTCAACAGCTCGAGGACCCGGATGCGCGTCGGATGACTCAGCGTCTTGAAGAACTCAGCTTTCAACTGATGCAACGGCGTGATCATGTCTTCGTCCCATCCTCTGGGTCCTCCAGGCGTGTTCTCCGGGAGCGATCGTAAGGTTCTCATGAATTGAAGAGATTATCAACTATGGCAAATGTCGTGACTGTCAACTGCCGATGAT is a genomic window containing:
- a CDS encoding proton-conducting transporter membrane subunit, translating into MSLIALGLGCVALGAALAVMTAALPARARRSASGLVTSLVGAGGVLAGSVALMGTQYTMSVDFLLPLSRMVLDIDGLSGLFMTMIGGVAVVVGVYRMGYVHQTHLGSASDDDRHREVVSDTTGIDSRWATACLPLFVAAMLLVPAAGNITTFLVAWELMALASLVLVLAEHRERVEVRQAGVWYAAMTHAGFAVILVGLVLLAAWSGTETLAGIRQTAPGLSEPARSAVFLLTLAGFASKAGLVPLHVWLPRAHPEAPSYVSALMSAAMVNLGLYGIVRVWFDLLGGGPSWWALMVLALGVVSALYGVLQAVVANDLKRLLAYSTTENLGLVCIGVGAAGLVATNGDSPLVGLLLLAALMHAVNHAGFKSLLFLGAGAVLRATGLRDLDRMGGLVRLMPITALLTGAGALAASGLPPGNGFVSEWLLLQGLIHSLPPSGTPNLLLAVTMPLAVGAVALTAGLGVATFVKAWGIGFLARPRSTEAASAAEGGVALSVGMGMAAAVCAVLALWPAAAIQAVSRAIAALPGIGADPPVRSDAYLTLSGVRGSISPVLIAVAVALGVTVVAVALRVLAARRARRRSLVWGCGGTRLSPRMQYTATSYAEPLIRVFDDVLRPEQDVDVTHYAESRYLVESVTYRQRVGDRVEALLYPPVLAAANRWAQLARRVQNGSLHRYLAYGLVGVIVVLISAAVVAS
- a CDS encoding NADH-quinone oxidoreductase subunit B family protein, encoding MGRVAEAAPAAPDGGLSRGGEFGGSIQVRHVDAGSCNGCELEIVSAFGPVYDLERYGVRLVASPRHADVLLVTGPVTRNMADPLRKAYEAMPAPKLVVALGDCARNCGIFAGAYGVFGAVSDVIPVDREISGCPPSPEEIIAALREVSGR
- a CDS encoding ArsR/SmtB family transcription factor produces the protein MITPLHQLKAEFFKTLSHPTRIRVLELLSNGERSVGELLRELDIEASNLSQQLAVLRRAGLVTTRKEGSTVYYSIVSHEIADLLTVARKLLTSLVSDQLSTLQEDALTTRHAEVRRAIH